A region from the Brassica napus cultivar Da-Ae chromosome C8, Da-Ae, whole genome shotgun sequence genome encodes:
- the LOC106400072 gene encoding peroxidase 1-like — MALKNLLALVVLLALVGVSIAKPYGNPLGNPRVKGNLDLDYYRFKCPQVEFIVRRVTFQYVSRRPTLAAALLRMHFHDCFVRGCDGSVLLKSPNNDAERDAPPNLTLKGFEVVDAVKSVLERKCPGVVSCADVIALVARDAVSVIRGPWWPVPLGRRDGRVSRLSEANLPSPFADIKTLKNNFRVKGLNSKDLVVLSGAHTIGVSSCGLISSRIHNFTGKGDFDPAMNPSYVRTLKKRCKPTDVRTPVDMDPGSARRFDSHYFNIVAQKKGLFISDSALLNDFDTNLYVQSQVLTRGASFNKDFSDSMVKLGFIQILTGRKGEIRRRCAFVN; from the exons ATGGCGCTCAAGAACTTACTTGCCCTTGTGGTTCTTCTTGCCCTTGTTGGAGTTTCCATTGCTAAGCCATATGGGAATCCACTTGGAAACCCACGTGTGAAGGGTAATCTTGACCTCGACTACTACCGCTTCAAGTGTCCACAAGTGGAATTCATTGTCCGCCGTGTCACATTTCAGTACGTCTCTCGTAGGCCAACTCTTGCTGCTGCTCTTCTGAGGATGCATTTTCACGACTGTTTTGTCAGA GGATGTGATGGCTCCGTTCTTCTGAAATCACCAAACAATGATGCGGAAAGAGACGCTCCCCCTAACTTGACATTGAAAGGCTTCGAAGTGGTCGATGCTGTCAAGTCAGTGCTAGAGAGGAAGTGTCCTGGTGTTGTTTCCTGCGCTGATGTTATTGCCTTGGTTGCTAGAGACGCTGTTTCAGTG ATAAGAGGACCATGGTGGCCTGTTCCATTGGGGAGGAGGGACGGACGCGTCTCGAGACTTTCCGAGGCTAACCTACCATCTCCTTTTGCCGACATAAAGACACTGAAGAATAACTTCCGTGTCAAGGGTCTTAACAGTAAAGACCTAGTCGTCCTCTCAG GGGCTCACACCATTGGTGTATCTTCTTGCGGTCTGATCAGCAGCCGTATCCATAACTTCACGGGCAAAGGCGACTTTGACCCAGCGATGAACCCTAGCTACGTTAGGACATTGAAGAAGAGGTGCAAGCCAACTGATGTCAGGACCCCAGTGGATATGGACCCAGGCAGTGCCAGGAGGTTTGACTCTCACTACTTCAACATTGTAGCTCAGAAGAAGGGCTTGTTCATATCTGACTCAGCACTTCTCAATGACTTCGACACCAACCTCTACGTTCAGTCGCAGGTTCTGACTCGTGGGGCTTCCTTCAACAAAGATTTCTCTGACTCAATGGTCAAACTTGGTTTCATCCAAATTCTTACCGGGAGGAAGGGAGAGATCAGGAGGAGATGCGCTTTCGTTAACTAA